One region of Xylanimonas ulmi genomic DNA includes:
- a CDS encoding LysE/ArgO family amino acid transporter, giving the protein MLTSPALLAAGSGLGFGLSLIVAIGAQNLFVLRQGLRREHIGAVVAVCSLSDVVLITAGVGGAGALIRAVPWLGGTLRWGGAAFLLAYAALAGRRALTASGGALRADDAGIRAGLGPVVATAAALTWLNPHVYLDTLVLMGSVASGLGERRWWFAVGAVVASFVWFTGLGYGARLLRPLFARPVAWRALDGGVAVVMTALAVGLLVAPSA; this is encoded by the coding sequence GTGCTCACCTCCCCCGCCCTGCTCGCCGCGGGCTCCGGCCTCGGCTTCGGCCTGTCCCTCATCGTCGCGATCGGCGCGCAGAACCTGTTCGTGCTGCGTCAGGGCCTGCGCCGTGAGCACATCGGCGCGGTGGTCGCCGTGTGCTCCCTCTCCGACGTCGTGCTCATCACGGCGGGCGTCGGGGGCGCGGGGGCGTTGATCCGCGCCGTGCCGTGGCTCGGCGGGACGCTGCGCTGGGGCGGCGCGGCCTTCTTGCTCGCCTACGCCGCACTCGCCGGACGCCGGGCGCTGACCGCGAGCGGCGGGGCTCTGCGCGCCGACGACGCGGGGATCCGCGCCGGCCTCGGACCGGTCGTCGCGACGGCGGCCGCGCTGACCTGGCTCAACCCGCACGTCTACCTGGACACGCTCGTGCTCATGGGCTCCGTCGCCTCGGGCCTCGGCGAGCGCCGCTGGTGGTTCGCGGTCGGCGCGGTCGTCGCGAGCTTCGTGTGGTTCACGGGGCTGGGGTACGGCGCGCGGCTGTTGCGCCCGCTGTTCGCCCGCCCTGTCGCCTGGCGCGCGCTCGACGGCGGTGTCGCCGTGGTGATGACCGCGCTCGCCGTCGGCCTTCTGGTCGCGCCGAGCGCCTGA
- a CDS encoding ketopantoate reductase family protein encodes MSTPPLVVIGPGAIGGLVAALLERAGRPVTVVGRPGSLAQVAAHGIAVESDRVGAWRARPAAAPDVPPGARVIVAVKADGLAAVAAQVAAARPTEVLSLLNGVEHLEALRAAAPGARVVAGSIAAEALRTSTPGDGPVTIRHRGQILRVAVPAVAADLSLTRALRDTEADVAVGGAQAEVLWLKLRFLAPLALLTSRAQAGIGPALERDRAASDALLAEVAAVATAEGVPTTGAELGGILTGLPPAMRSSLQADVEAGRVGELNAIGGAVLRRGRLHGLASPTLARTIDEIAAVAARRAG; translated from the coding sequence ATGTCGACGCCACCGCTTGTCGTGATCGGTCCGGGCGCCATCGGGGGACTGGTGGCTGCGCTCCTGGAGCGCGCCGGGCGGCCGGTGACCGTCGTCGGGCGGCCGGGCTCACTCGCCCAGGTCGCCGCGCACGGGATCGCCGTCGAGTCCGACCGCGTCGGGGCGTGGCGGGCGCGGCCCGCCGCCGCGCCCGACGTGCCGCCGGGCGCGCGCGTGATCGTGGCGGTCAAGGCCGACGGCCTGGCCGCGGTCGCCGCCCAGGTGGCCGCCGCGCGGCCCACCGAGGTGCTCTCGCTGCTCAACGGGGTCGAGCATCTGGAGGCGCTGCGCGCGGCCGCGCCCGGCGCGCGCGTGGTCGCGGGCTCGATCGCGGCCGAGGCGCTGCGGACCTCGACGCCTGGAGACGGCCCGGTGACGATCCGGCACCGGGGGCAGATCCTGCGGGTCGCCGTTCCCGCCGTGGCCGCGGACCTCTCACTGACGCGCGCGCTGCGCGACACCGAGGCCGACGTCGCGGTGGGCGGCGCCCAGGCCGAGGTGCTGTGGCTCAAGCTGCGCTTCCTCGCGCCGCTCGCCCTGTTGACCTCGCGCGCGCAGGCGGGCATCGGGCCGGCGCTCGAGCGCGACCGCGCCGCGAGCGACGCGCTGCTGGCCGAGGTCGCCGCCGTCGCCACGGCCGAGGGCGTGCCCACCACGGGCGCCGAGCTGGGCGGCATCCTCACGGGGCTGCCGCCGGCCATGCGCTCCTCGCTGCAGGCTGACGTCGAGGCCGGACGGGTCGGCGAGCTCAACGCCATCGGCGGGGCGGTGCTGCGCCGCGGACGCCTCCACGGGCTCGCCTCGCCCACGCTCGCGCGCACGATCGACGAGATCGCCGCGGTGGCCGCGCGCCGCGCGGGGTAG
- a CDS encoding DUF2599 domain-containing protein, whose protein sequence is MRPRPTTTLAAVALLAAALGGCSGDPRSAPSGPPPTPASAADSEALPLSVTAGPVALLLSLPGGDVHDAPATVGPEQDGAVTVSVDPAAVPSGVVGVRLAPGGGTLQAYSDGGLAVLAADGALVGGLSAPSSGARFAVVGAGRAELRLPTPGAAQAAQPVTFTLGTRGIVSATWGEREGGRSVAVAPTGWARRAGDAGRELVWAELIAAEPEADTTTMRDQLICHTIGAPDKATWNLEPWRPEVGLLATMAARCNPT, encoded by the coding sequence ATGAGGCCGCGTCCGACGACGACGCTCGCCGCCGTCGCGCTGCTGGCCGCGGCCCTCGGCGGGTGCTCGGGCGATCCGCGGTCGGCGCCGAGTGGGCCGCCCCCGACGCCGGCGAGCGCCGCCGACTCCGAGGCCCTGCCGCTGAGCGTCACCGCCGGCCCCGTGGCGCTCCTGCTCTCCCTACCGGGCGGCGACGTCCACGACGCGCCCGCCACGGTGGGCCCCGAGCAGGACGGCGCGGTCACGGTGTCCGTCGACCCCGCCGCAGTGCCGTCAGGCGTCGTCGGCGTGAGGCTCGCGCCGGGCGGCGGCACGCTGCAGGCCTACTCCGACGGCGGCCTGGCGGTGCTCGCCGCGGACGGCGCGCTCGTGGGCGGACTCTCTGCGCCGTCGAGCGGCGCGCGGTTCGCGGTCGTGGGCGCCGGCCGAGCCGAGCTGCGGCTGCCGACACCGGGCGCGGCCCAGGCGGCCCAGCCCGTCACGTTCACGCTCGGCACGCGCGGCATCGTCTCGGCGACCTGGGGCGAGCGTGAGGGGGGCCGCTCCGTTGCGGTGGCGCCCACCGGCTGGGCGCGCCGCGCGGGCGACGCGGGGCGTGAGCTCGTGTGGGCCGAGCTCATCGCAGCGGAGCCGGAAGCCGACACGACGACCATGCGCGACCAGCTCATCTGTCACACGATCGGCGCGCCCGACAAGGCGACGTGGAACCTGGAGCCGTGGCGCCCCGAGGTGGGGCTGCTCGCGACCATGGCGGCGCGCTGCAACCCCACCTGA
- the pntB gene encoding Re/Si-specific NAD(P)(+) transhydrogenase subunit beta has protein sequence MLTQLAQAVYVVAAILFILSLAGLAKQSSARRGVTLGMVGMALALAATVMLAADQSQRPVGVTLGLIVVVLLIGASVGAWRARSVEMTQMPELIAILHSFVGLAAVAVGFDSYLTERVHAGAGGAVHLVEVFLGVLIGAVTFTGSIVAYLKLSAKMKSAPLTLPGRNLLNLAALVVSAGLMVWFVAAPSSGLVPLGVMTVIALLLGFHLVAAIGGGDMPVVVSMLNSYSGWAAAAAGFMLGNDLLIVTGALVGSSGAILSYIMCKAMNRSFVSVILGGFGAEGGTVAAAGGAEQGEHREILADAVADLLRAAKTVVITPGYGMAVAKAQYPVAELVSRLRAHGVTVRFGVHPVAGRLPGHMNVLLAEAKVPYDIVLEMDEINDDFADTDVVLVIGANDTVNPAALEDPSSPIAGMPVLEVWNAKQVIVFKRSMATGYAGVQNPLFFRENTEMLFGDAKDQVEKIVQAL, from the coding sequence GTGCTGACCCAGCTCGCCCAGGCCGTGTACGTCGTCGCGGCCATCCTGTTCATCCTCTCGCTCGCCGGCCTCGCCAAGCAGTCCTCGGCGCGCCGCGGCGTGACCCTCGGCATGGTCGGCATGGCCCTGGCGCTGGCCGCGACCGTCATGCTGGCCGCCGACCAGTCGCAGCGGCCCGTCGGCGTGACGCTCGGGCTCATCGTCGTCGTGCTGCTCATCGGCGCGAGCGTCGGCGCGTGGCGCGCCCGCAGCGTCGAGATGACCCAGATGCCCGAGCTCATCGCGATCCTGCACTCGTTCGTGGGCCTCGCGGCCGTCGCCGTCGGCTTCGACTCCTACCTCACCGAGCGCGTCCACGCGGGCGCGGGCGGCGCGGTGCACCTGGTCGAGGTGTTCCTCGGCGTGCTCATCGGCGCCGTCACCTTCACCGGCTCGATCGTCGCCTACCTCAAGCTCAGCGCCAAGATGAAGTCGGCGCCGCTGACCCTGCCGGGCCGCAACCTGCTCAACCTGGCCGCGCTCGTGGTCTCGGCCGGGCTCATGGTGTGGTTCGTCGCGGCGCCGTCGTCGGGCCTCGTGCCATTGGGCGTCATGACCGTCATCGCGCTGCTGCTCGGCTTCCACCTGGTCGCGGCGATCGGCGGCGGCGACATGCCCGTCGTCGTGTCGATGCTCAACTCCTACTCCGGCTGGGCCGCGGCGGCGGCGGGCTTCATGCTCGGCAACGACCTGCTCATCGTCACCGGCGCCCTCGTCGGCTCCTCCGGCGCCATCCTCAGCTACATCATGTGCAAGGCCATGAACCGCTCGTTCGTCTCTGTCATCCTGGGCGGGTTCGGCGCCGAGGGCGGGACGGTCGCCGCCGCCGGAGGCGCCGAGCAGGGCGAGCACCGCGAGATCCTCGCCGACGCCGTCGCCGACCTGCTGCGGGCCGCGAAGACCGTGGTCATCACCCCGGGGTACGGCATGGCCGTCGCCAAGGCGCAGTACCCGGTCGCCGAGCTCGTCTCGCGGCTGCGGGCGCACGGCGTGACCGTGCGGTTCGGCGTGCACCCCGTGGCCGGGCGCCTGCCCGGGCACATGAACGTGCTGCTCGCCGAGGCCAAGGTGCCCTACGACATCGTGCTCGAGATGGACGAGATCAACGACGACTTCGCGGACACCGACGTCGTCCTGGTCATCGGCGCCAACGACACCGTCAACCCGGCGGCGCTCGAGGACCCGTCCTCGCCCATCGCGGGCATGCCCGTGCTCGAGGTGTGGAACGCGAAGCAGGTCATCGTGTTCAAGCGGTCGATGGCCACCGGCTACGCGGGTGTGCAGAACCCGCTGTTCTTCCGCGAGAACACCGAGATGCTGTTCGGCGACGCGAAGGACCAGGTCGAGAAGATCGTCCAGGCGCTGTAG
- a CDS encoding YbhB/YbcL family Raf kinase inhibitor-like protein, which produces MTTISWVGRALRSRRAGTGRGVVALLAPDLAATLTVASPSFDDGGPIPPRHAGPGVGQNVSPALDWSPAPAGTAQLLFVMEDPDVPAPRPIVHSLAVFDAGVTGVGEGGLGRYSGPRALPGHGPHVYGLHVFALDRVVVEPGARPRFFDVVRRARGHVIARGALFGVQER; this is translated from the coding sequence GTGACCACGATCTCCTGGGTGGGACGCGCGCTGCGCTCCCGCCGCGCGGGGACCGGACGCGGCGTCGTCGCGCTCCTGGCCCCGGACCTCGCTGCGACCCTCACCGTCGCCTCGCCGTCGTTCGACGACGGCGGCCCGATCCCGCCGCGGCACGCCGGGCCGGGCGTCGGGCAGAACGTCTCGCCGGCGCTCGACTGGTCCCCGGCGCCCGCCGGGACCGCGCAACTGCTGTTCGTCATGGAGGACCCGGACGTGCCGGCGCCGCGTCCGATCGTGCACAGCCTCGCGGTCTTCGACGCCGGGGTGACCGGGGTCGGGGAGGGCGGGCTCGGGCGCTACTCGGGGCCGCGGGCGCTGCCTGGCCACGGGCCGCACGTCTATGGCCTTCACGTGTTCGCGCTCGACCGGGTCGTCGTGGAGCCGGGCGCGAGACCGCGGTTCTTCGACGTCGTGCGGCGGGCGCGCGGTCATGTGATCGCACGTGGAGCGCTGTTCGGCGTCCAGGAGCGCTGA
- a CDS encoding MFS transporter, whose product MSHSSARSGAVAFWTELPRDGRWLLSTVVVQFFGRGLTLPFTIIYLHEVRGFSLGLSGTLMGLIAVVGLAVTGPAGALVDRFGARRVVLVGLLMGIAGLALLAFATVPVVAGVALCLFGVQLGVAWPAINALVATVVSGDLRQRYYGVNFALLNLGIGVGGVVGGFLVDVERPGTFVAAFLVNAATFAAPVGVLLGPLRGLHGRAARPDDDGAARVGYLAILRRPEVLWLTGLALLASFVGYGQMEGGFPAFARQAAQVSTRMVGFAFVVNTVVIVAAQFWVMNRARGRRRTRVLAVMAGVWAVAWLVLGTTGLVPGGLAAAAGVLVFHGVFGLGETLLQSALPALTNDMAPDHLRGRYNAVNSGAFQAGTIAGPIVAGFLLQHHLAGGFIAVVVAGCAALAGTALALERRVTPHVNGVQAPALR is encoded by the coding sequence GTGTCACACTCCTCCGCGCGCTCCGGCGCCGTCGCGTTCTGGACCGAGCTGCCCCGTGACGGCCGATGGCTGCTGTCCACCGTCGTCGTGCAGTTCTTCGGACGCGGCCTCACGCTGCCGTTCACGATCATCTACCTGCACGAGGTGCGCGGGTTCTCGCTCGGTCTCTCGGGCACGCTCATGGGGCTCATCGCCGTCGTCGGGCTCGCGGTGACCGGGCCCGCAGGGGCCCTCGTGGACCGGTTCGGCGCCCGCCGCGTGGTGCTCGTCGGACTGCTGATGGGCATCGCCGGGCTCGCGCTCCTGGCGTTCGCCACCGTGCCCGTCGTGGCGGGTGTGGCGCTGTGCCTGTTCGGCGTCCAACTCGGGGTCGCGTGGCCCGCCATCAACGCGCTCGTCGCCACCGTCGTGAGCGGCGACCTGCGCCAGCGCTACTACGGCGTCAACTTCGCGCTGCTCAACCTGGGCATCGGCGTCGGTGGCGTCGTCGGCGGGTTCCTGGTCGACGTCGAGCGGCCGGGCACGTTCGTGGCCGCCTTCCTGGTCAACGCGGCCACGTTCGCGGCGCCCGTCGGCGTGTTGCTCGGCCCGCTGCGCGGCCTGCACGGCCGGGCGGCGCGCCCCGACGACGACGGCGCGGCGCGCGTCGGATACCTCGCCATCCTGCGCCGCCCTGAGGTGCTGTGGCTCACCGGTCTGGCGCTGCTCGCCTCGTTCGTGGGATACGGCCAGATGGAGGGCGGGTTCCCGGCGTTCGCGCGACAGGCCGCCCAGGTCTCCACGCGCATGGTCGGGTTCGCGTTCGTGGTCAACACCGTGGTCATCGTGGCGGCGCAGTTCTGGGTCATGAACCGGGCGCGTGGACGGCGGCGCACGCGCGTGCTCGCGGTCATGGCGGGAGTCTGGGCCGTGGCGTGGCTGGTCCTGGGCACGACCGGACTCGTCCCGGGTGGGCTCGCGGCCGCAGCCGGCGTGCTCGTCTTCCACGGCGTCTTCGGACTCGGCGAGACGCTGCTGCAGTCGGCCTTGCCCGCCCTGACCAACGACATGGCGCCCGACCACCTGCGTGGGCGTTACAACGCCGTCAACTCCGGCGCGTTCCAGGCGGGCACGATCGCGGGGCCGATCGTCGCGGGCTTCCTGCTGCAGCACCACCTCGCGGGCGGGTTCATCGCCGTCGTCGTGGCGGGTTGCGCGGCGCTCGCCGGCACGGCGCTTGCGCTCGAACGACGTGTGACGCCGCACGTCAACGGCGTCCAGGCGCCAGCCCTGCGGTAG
- a CDS encoding LysR family transcriptional regulator ArgP, whose amino-acid sequence MELAQLEALVAVVDEGSFDAAARVLHVTPSAVSQRIKALETSAGTVLLRRTRPVAATGAGADVVRAARQVLAVVRESGLPRPRAGGAGLPVVPLAINGDSLNTWALRALADVAHLAVFDVHREDQDHSAELLRQGEVMAAVTTQATPVQGCVAVRLGVMRYRPFATPAFAERWFGQGVTPAALGAAPVMMFDRKDDLQDRYLRERAGGQVEPPRHYIPSSADYGRAVRLGFGWGLLPAEHSADAEAAGELVDLDPGRHVDVALHWQQWSLRTPVLDAVAAAVRSAARAALLP is encoded by the coding sequence ATGGAGCTCGCCCAGCTCGAAGCCCTCGTCGCCGTCGTCGACGAGGGGTCGTTCGATGCCGCCGCACGCGTCCTGCACGTCACGCCGTCGGCGGTGAGCCAGCGCATCAAGGCGCTGGAGACCTCCGCGGGGACGGTGCTGCTGCGGCGCACGCGGCCGGTCGCCGCGACGGGCGCGGGCGCCGACGTCGTGCGGGCGGCGCGGCAGGTGCTCGCCGTCGTGCGCGAGTCGGGGCTGCCGCGGCCGCGCGCGGGCGGCGCCGGGCTGCCGGTCGTGCCGCTCGCGATCAACGGCGACTCGCTCAACACGTGGGCGCTGCGCGCGCTCGCCGACGTCGCGCACCTGGCCGTGTTCGACGTGCACCGCGAGGACCAGGACCACTCGGCCGAGCTGCTTCGCCAGGGCGAGGTCATGGCCGCAGTGACCACGCAGGCCACACCGGTGCAGGGCTGCGTCGCCGTGCGGCTGGGCGTGATGCGCTACCGCCCGTTCGCGACGCCCGCGTTCGCCGAACGCTGGTTCGGGCAGGGGGTCACGCCCGCGGCGCTCGGCGCCGCGCCCGTCATGATGTTCGACCGCAAGGACGACTTGCAGGACCGCTACCTGCGCGAGCGGGCGGGCGGCCAGGTCGAGCCGCCGCGCCACTACATTCCCTCGTCGGCCGACTACGGGCGCGCCGTGCGGCTGGGGTTCGGCTGGGGTCTGCTGCCCGCCGAGCACTCGGCCGACGCCGAGGCCGCGGGGGAGCTGGTCGACCTGGACCCGGGCCGGCACGTCGACGTCGCGCTGCACTGGCAGCAGTGGTCGCTGCGCACACCGGTCCTCGACGCGGTCGCCGCCGCCGTCCGATCAGCCGCCCGCGCCGCCCTCCTGCCCTGA
- a CDS encoding MFS transporter has translation MAVTAHAPDDGAVRRRVLLVAILATFVAFLDGTVVTVALPAIGRELGGGSDAVLGLQQWVVDAYLVTLGSLILLAGSLSDVYGRRRVLAAGLVGFALASAACALAPTGAALVAARAVQGVAGALLVPSSLAMIVSAFDGEDQGRAIGRWTAWTGAAAIVGPLVGGVLVDTLSWRFVFWLTVPVCVMTTALLRRLPGGSRAPDRRIDARGAALAAVGLAATVSALIEAGRLGWGHPLVAGGLAVGVASLVTFLVTQARSRDPMLPLRLFSARNFAWGNAATAAIYGALGFGGFLVTLFLQQVAGYPATLAGLAQLPATFAMLGLSSRFGALAGRYGARAFMTVGPLLAAAGFLLMLVTDAGAHYWTQVLPGMLVFGLGLAVTVAPLTAAILGAVPPADAGIASGVNNAVARVAGLVVVALAGVILGGALDVGAFHRGLLVTAALFAVGGLTSLAGIRRPADGGTLGS, from the coding sequence GTGGCCGTCACCGCTCACGCACCCGACGACGGCGCGGTCCGCCGCCGCGTGCTGCTCGTCGCGATCCTCGCGACGTTTGTCGCGTTCCTCGACGGGACCGTCGTCACGGTCGCGCTGCCCGCGATCGGGCGCGAGCTCGGCGGCGGCTCGGACGCCGTGCTCGGGCTGCAGCAGTGGGTGGTCGACGCCTATCTCGTCACGCTCGGGTCGCTCATCCTGCTGGCCGGGTCCCTGAGCGACGTGTACGGACGCCGTCGGGTGCTCGCGGCGGGCCTCGTCGGATTCGCGCTCGCCTCCGCGGCGTGCGCGCTCGCCCCCACCGGCGCCGCGCTGGTCGCGGCGCGGGCGGTGCAGGGCGTCGCGGGCGCCCTCCTGGTGCCCAGCTCGCTGGCGATGATCGTCTCGGCGTTCGACGGCGAGGACCAGGGCCGGGCGATCGGGCGGTGGACGGCATGGACGGGCGCCGCGGCCATCGTCGGCCCGCTCGTCGGCGGCGTCCTGGTCGACACCCTGTCGTGGCGGTTCGTCTTCTGGCTGACCGTGCCCGTGTGCGTCATGACGACGGCGCTGCTGCGCCGGCTGCCGGGCGGCTCCCGCGCCCCGGACCGGCGGATCGACGCGCGCGGCGCCGCGCTGGCCGCCGTCGGGCTGGCCGCCACGGTCAGCGCGCTCATCGAGGCCGGACGGCTCGGCTGGGGGCACCCGCTGGTGGCGGGAGGGCTGGCCGTCGGGGTCGCCTCGCTCGTCACGTTTCTGGTGACGCAGGCCCGCTCGCGGGACCCGATGCTGCCGCTGCGCCTGTTCAGCGCGCGCAACTTCGCCTGGGGCAACGCCGCGACCGCGGCCATCTACGGCGCACTCGGATTCGGCGGGTTCCTCGTGACGCTGTTCCTGCAGCAGGTCGCGGGCTACCCCGCGACGCTCGCAGGCCTCGCCCAACTCCCCGCCACCTTCGCCATGCTGGGCCTGTCGAGCCGGTTCGGCGCGCTCGCCGGGCGCTACGGCGCTCGCGCCTTCATGACCGTGGGTCCGCTGCTGGCGGCGGCCGGCTTCCTCCTGATGCTGGTCACCGACGCCGGCGCGCACTACTGGACCCAGGTGCTGCCCGGGATGCTCGTCTTCGGCCTCGGACTGGCCGTGACCGTCGCGCCGCTGACCGCCGCGATCCTCGGCGCCGTCCCACCCGCCGACGCGGGCATCGCCTCGGGGGTCAACAACGCCGTCGCGCGCGTCGCCGGACTCGTCGTCGTCGCGCTCGCGGGCGTCATCCTCGGTGGGGCGCTCGACGTCGGAGCGTTCCACCGGGGGCTCCTGGTGACGGCGGCGCTGTTCGCCGTCGGAGGGCTGACGAGCCTGGCCGGTATCCGGCGCCCCGCAGATGGTGGCACGCTCGGCTCGTGA
- a CDS encoding aminopeptidase P family protein, protein MTPFAPHVYADRRRRAAAQAAAAGLDGVVVTPGPDLTYFLGYPASTAGERFTLLYVPAAPTGAEPDGVAQALAVVPRLEEHDLRQGAVGPVETLAWTDGEDEHAAAARLLHPGGRYAISDSAWALHVLGLQRTLPGTVWTPFTRALPLLRAVKSPEEVARLAAAGAGADAAFAEIVRRPFAGRRERDIATDLDALLREHGHEQVDFTLVCAGSNGADPHHEADDTVIREGDMVVLDFGGLADGYGSDTTRTVHVGEPTAVEREAHDVVRAAQRAGVEAVRPGATCQDVDRAARRVIEDAGYGEHFIHRTGHGIGLTTHEPPYMVEGETTPIAAGMCFSVEPGVYLPDRFGVRVEDIVVAFDEAEPEGARRLNVSPRELQIVG, encoded by the coding sequence ATGACCCCCTTCGCCCCGCACGTCTACGCCGACCGCCGCCGTCGAGCCGCCGCGCAGGCGGCCGCCGCCGGGCTCGACGGCGTGGTGGTCACGCCAGGCCCTGACCTCACCTACTTCCTCGGCTACCCGGCCTCGACGGCGGGCGAGCGCTTCACGCTGCTGTACGTCCCGGCCGCGCCGACGGGCGCGGAGCCCGACGGCGTCGCCCAGGCGCTCGCCGTCGTGCCGCGGCTGGAGGAGCACGACCTGCGCCAAGGCGCCGTCGGGCCGGTGGAGACGCTCGCGTGGACCGACGGCGAGGACGAGCACGCCGCCGCCGCACGGCTGCTGCACCCCGGCGGCCGCTACGCGATCAGCGACTCGGCGTGGGCGCTGCACGTGCTCGGCCTGCAGCGCACGCTGCCGGGCACGGTGTGGACCCCGTTCACGCGGGCGCTGCCCCTGCTGCGCGCGGTCAAGTCCCCCGAGGAGGTCGCGCGCCTGGCCGCCGCCGGGGCGGGCGCCGACGCCGCGTTCGCCGAGATCGTGCGGCGGCCGTTCGCAGGTCGGCGCGAGCGCGACATCGCGACCGACCTCGACGCGCTGCTGCGCGAACACGGCCACGAGCAGGTCGACTTCACGCTCGTGTGCGCCGGGAGCAACGGCGCCGACCCGCATCACGAGGCCGACGACACGGTGATCCGCGAGGGCGACATGGTGGTGCTCGACTTCGGCGGCCTGGCCGACGGCTACGGCTCCGACACGACGCGCACCGTGCACGTGGGCGAGCCCACCGCCGTCGAGCGCGAGGCGCACGACGTCGTGCGCGCCGCCCAGCGGGCCGGCGTCGAGGCCGTGCGCCCGGGCGCCACCTGCCAGGACGTCGACCGGGCCGCGCGCCGCGTCATCGAGGACGCCGGGTACGGCGAGCACTTCATCCACCGCACGGGGCACGGCATCGGCCTGACGACGCACGAGCCTCCGTACATGGTCGAGGGCGAGACCACGCCGATCGCCGCGGGCATGTGCTTCTCGGTCGAGCCCGGCGTCTACCTGCCCGACCGCTTCGGTGTGCGCGTGGAGGACATCGTGGTGGCGTTCGACGAGGCGGAGCCCGAAGGCGCGCGCCGGCTCAACGTCTCGCCGCGCGAGCTGCAGATCGTCGGATGA